The sequence CACCCGAAAACCTTCAGTCCAGCCGGGGATCAGGAACAAAATACCGACAAATGGGTTATGCAGTAGATTGCGGATACCATCAAGGCGATTATTCCCTGGACGGTCTGGTAGCATTAAGGTTTTGCTGTCCTGCACATGGATAAAACCTGGCTCTCCGCCTTTTGGCGAGCAATCTATCCCGTTAACACCCAGTGTGCCCAACACGGCAAAAGGCGCTGCGGCGATCAGCTTTTTAGCATAATCATCAATGTGATCTATCTGTTTCTTCATTACATTTTTGTTAGGCGGGGAGTAATGTTCGTTTAATTGCGCTTCGGTGGTGAGGATAAATTCAGGATTCAGTGACATAAGGCTCTCAAATTGCAAATCATGCTAATTATTTGTACTAAGCGGCAAGATAACAGCCGTGATAACGATTCGCAATACCGATAGTGGGGGAATAAAGTGAGGCTGCGAGCATGTTGATGGCATGCCCGCAGAGAGGGTTATTTTTTGTCAGCACGGCAGCGTACGGCATGGTACAGCGTTAATGCCCCAAGAACCCATGTGATAATCCACATCGGCCATGAGCCAAAACGGGCGTAAGGTGTGACACCGGTTGTTGGCGTGACTTTAACTTCCAGCACCTGCTGAGTGAATTGCGGGATCTGCGCCAGCACTTCACCACTCGGGCCAACTGCCGCAGTAATACCATTGTTGGTGCTGCGCAGCAAAGGACGGCCCAATTCAAGGGCGCGCATCCGTGCCATCTGGAAATGCTGCCATGGCCCGATAGAGTGACCGAACCAAGCATCGTTTGAGATAGTCAGCAGGAAATTGGTATCAGGGTTAAAGTTATCCCTCACCTGTTGACCCAGCACAATTTCATAGCAG comes from Yersinia mollaretii ATCC 43969 and encodes:
- a CDS encoding MSMEG_1061 family FMN-dependent PPOX-type flavoprotein, translated to MSLNPEFILTTEAQLNEHYSPPNKNVMKKQIDHIDDYAKKLIAAAPFAVLGTLGVNGIDCSPKGGEPGFIHVQDSKTLMLPDRPGNNRLDGIRNLLHNPFVGILFLIPGWTEGFRVNGRAKISVDPELCARFSQNGHPALSILVIEVDEVFIHCGRAITFADLWNPKKHVGKEDVPTALDVFKAHLALNNHQLS